A window of the Roseovarius sp. S88 genome harbors these coding sequences:
- a CDS encoding ChaN family lipoprotein, with translation MIKNAVLLISALLTCHAKLTWASDVTEALSPEDMSNLASAEIVLLGERHDNADHHRAQTELVELLSPTAVVFEMLTEQQAAEVTDENRLSEADLEKALGWNNSGWPDFSMYYPIFAAAPDAAIFGAQLERQASRAAMQDGVETVFGAQAEAFGLTQPLPKDQQEARERLQAVAHCNKLPADVLPRMVMVQRLRDAHLARVTLQALADTGGPVVVITGNGHARTDWGIPVNLHTANADVSVIALGQGEKNSPPVGEFDMTLTAPAPEREDPCAAFN, from the coding sequence ATGATCAAAAATGCCGTTCTTCTGATTTCTGCTCTTCTGACTTGCCACGCGAAACTCACTTGGGCCTCTGATGTAACAGAGGCTTTGAGCCCCGAAGACATGTCCAATCTGGCATCAGCTGAAATCGTGCTTTTGGGCGAGCGGCATGACAATGCAGATCACCACCGAGCACAGACTGAGCTTGTTGAGCTACTGTCTCCGACCGCAGTCGTGTTTGAAATGCTGACTGAGCAGCAAGCGGCGGAAGTAACAGATGAAAACCGTCTTTCAGAGGCCGACCTCGAAAAAGCGTTGGGCTGGAACAATTCGGGCTGGCCAGATTTCTCGATGTACTATCCGATTTTCGCCGCTGCTCCTGACGCGGCGATTTTCGGTGCGCAACTTGAACGGCAGGCGTCTCGCGCCGCGATGCAGGACGGGGTAGAGACCGTGTTTGGTGCGCAGGCGGAGGCGTTTGGTCTAACCCAGCCCTTGCCGAAAGATCAGCAAGAGGCGCGTGAAAGACTTCAGGCTGTGGCGCATTGCAACAAACTCCCCGCCGATGTTCTGCCGCGGATGGTTATGGTGCAAAGACTGCGCGATGCTCATTTGGCGAGAGTGACATTGCAAGCCTTGGCAGATACAGGCGGGCCGGTTGTTGTGATCACCGGCAACGGCCATGCGCGCACGGATTGGGGCATCCCTGTAAACCTGCATACAGCGAATGCGGATGTGTCTGTGATCGCCCTTGGTCAGGGCGAGAAAAACAGCCCGCCTGTGGGAGAATTTGATATGACACTGACTGCGCCAGCTCCGGAGCGCGAAGATCCTTGCGCGGCCTTCAATTGA
- a CDS encoding RNA polymerase factor sigma-32 codes for MASNGGFNTNMSRAAMRAELLDADTERDLAYAWRDQRDEKALHRLITAYMRLAISMAAKYRRYGAPMSDLIQEAGLGLMKAADKFDPDRGVRFSTYAVWWIKASIQDYVMRNWSMVRTGSTSSQKSLFFNMRRVQARLEREAMARGEKLDGHQLREMISHEVGVPLRDVEMMEGRLSGSDFSLNATQAADEEGREWIDTLEDDGPRGDEVVEEEHDKGALRNWLTEAMSRLNDRERFIVRERKLRNDARTLESLGDELSLSKERVRQIEAAAFQKMRRYLEKQGSEVQNLLA; via the coding sequence ATGGCATCAAACGGTGGATTCAACACAAATATGTCCCGCGCGGCGATGCGTGCGGAACTTCTTGATGCGGATACTGAACGCGATCTGGCCTACGCTTGGCGTGATCAGCGAGATGAAAAAGCCTTGCACCGGTTGATCACCGCATACATGCGGTTGGCGATTTCGATGGCGGCTAAATATCGCCGCTACGGTGCGCCGATGAGCGACTTGATCCAAGAAGCTGGACTTGGCTTAATGAAGGCTGCGGATAAATTCGACCCTGATCGCGGCGTGCGCTTTTCGACTTACGCGGTGTGGTGGATCAAGGCGTCAATCCAAGACTATGTGATGCGCAATTGGTCCATGGTGCGCACCGGGTCAACCAGCAGCCAAAAGTCCTTGTTCTTTAACATGCGCCGTGTGCAAGCCCGGCTTGAGAGAGAAGCGATGGCACGCGGTGAAAAGCTGGACGGACATCAACTGCGCGAAATGATTTCACACGAAGTTGGCGTGCCATTGCGCGATGTTGAGATGATGGAAGGTCGTCTTTCTGGCTCGGATTTTTCACTGAACGCGACGCAGGCAGCCGATGAAGAAGGCCGCGAATGGATTGATACTCTCGAGGACGACGGTCCACGCGGTGACGAAGTTGTTGAAGAAGAGCACGACAAGGGTGCTTTGCGCAATTGGCTCACCGAAGCCATGTCCCGGCTCAATGATCGGGAACGCTTCATTGTGCGCGAACGCAAGTTGCGAAATGACGCACGGACTCTTGAAAGCCTTGGCGATGAACTCAGTCTCAGCAAGGAGCGCGTGCGCCAGATAGAAGCGGCCGCGTTCCAGAAAATGCGTCGCTACCTTGAAAAGCAGGGATCCGAGGTCCAAAATCTATTGGCATGA
- the cobU gene encoding bifunctional adenosylcobinamide kinase/adenosylcobinamide-phosphate guanylyltransferase, which produces MLPGLSLVIGGAASGKSAFAEGLVKGTGRNLVYLATAQAHDAEMRAKLRKHKEQRGEGWRTIEEPLDIGRTLATISGDNAVLLDCLTMWLSNQMLAENPLDEAEAELMAGLALCPAPLVIVTNEVGQSVVPENALARQFREAQGRLNQKIAAKADLVVNVVAGLPQVLKGTLP; this is translated from the coding sequence ATGTTACCGGGGTTGAGCTTGGTCATTGGTGGGGCCGCGTCAGGCAAGTCAGCTTTTGCAGAAGGGTTAGTGAAGGGCACAGGTCGAAATCTGGTCTATCTGGCCACAGCACAGGCCCATGACGCCGAAATGCGGGCCAAACTGCGCAAGCACAAAGAGCAGCGCGGCGAAGGATGGCGCACCATTGAAGAGCCGCTCGACATTGGCCGAACCCTCGCCACGATCAGCGGGGACAACGCCGTTTTACTGGACTGTCTGACCATGTGGCTAAGCAATCAGATGCTGGCGGAAAACCCTTTGGATGAAGCAGAGGCGGAACTTATGGCGGGTTTGGCGCTCTGCCCCGCGCCGCTTGTGATCGTCACCAACGAAGTGGGCCAGTCTGTCGTTCCCGAAAACGCACTGGCGCGTCAGTTTCGAGAGGCGCAAGGACGTTTGAACCAGAAAATCGCCGCTAAGGCAGACTTGGTGGTAAATGTAGTCGCGGGGCTTCCACAGGTTTTGAAAGGCACATTGCCATGA
- a CDS encoding histidine phosphatase family protein has protein sequence MTTWHWVRHGPTHQKTFVGWRDVPADLSDTAQIARLSTYLPESALVISSDLIRASATADAIEAGRTRLPSHTDLREFHFGEWDGKHFDEVAQSHPELSRAYWETPGDVAPPGGESWNSAAQRVSTVVDRLNAEHPNDHIIAVAHIGVILTQVQRAESLVPEEAIGHRIDNLSVTTLRQKPTGWHVECINHLP, from the coding sequence ATGACAACCTGGCATTGGGTGCGGCACGGCCCAACGCATCAAAAGACCTTTGTCGGATGGCGCGATGTGCCAGCAGATTTATCAGATACGGCTCAAATTGCACGCCTGAGTACGTATTTGCCGGAAAGCGCGTTGGTCATTTCCTCGGATCTTATCCGCGCTTCAGCCACGGCGGATGCGATTGAGGCCGGACGCACGCGTCTTCCAAGCCATACAGATCTGCGCGAGTTTCATTTCGGCGAGTGGGACGGCAAGCATTTCGACGAAGTAGCTCAAAGCCATCCAGAGCTTTCCCGTGCCTATTGGGAAACGCCCGGAGACGTGGCCCCACCCGGCGGCGAAAGCTGGAACAGCGCGGCGCAACGGGTGTCAACAGTGGTGGATCGTTTGAATGCGGAACACCCCAATGATCATATCATCGCCGTAGCTCACATCGGGGTCATCCTCACGCAGGTACAACGCGCCGAAAGTCTGGTGCCCGAAGAAGCGATTGGTCATCGCATTGACAACCTCTCCGTCACCACGTTGCGTCAAAAGCCAACGGGATGGCACGTTGAGTGCATCAATCACCTGCCGTGA
- a CDS encoding glutathione S-transferase has protein sequence MQYDLFIGDRSFSSWSLRGWLMLEKFGIPHRTHMVGLYDGTMAEDLADLHPARLVPVMRDNDGVVIFDTLAMAETLAERHPEAGFWPDDPAARALARSITAEMHSGFSALRGECPMQLLHQVQGFEPSQAVTAELKRLSLLWDLARAKHGQSGPWLFGRYSLADVFYAPVAARIAGYGLTVSAVAQDYVDTTLSDTSFRQWRAMGLTKTYDPMPYDMGLPNSVWPGPITKAAAPTEECSSENTHCPYSNLPGTHFMETGGRIFGFCNAFCRDKTVADQEAWPKFVAMRDAE, from the coding sequence ATGCAATACGATCTCTTTATAGGGGACCGCAGTTTTTCAAGCTGGTCCTTGCGCGGATGGCTAATGCTTGAAAAATTCGGCATCCCACACCGCACGCACATGGTAGGCCTCTATGACGGCACAATGGCCGAAGATCTGGCCGATCTGCACCCCGCCCGCCTTGTTCCAGTGATGCGCGACAACGATGGTGTGGTGATCTTTGACACGCTTGCCATGGCTGAAACACTGGCCGAGCGGCACCCCGAAGCTGGTTTTTGGCCCGATGACCCCGCTGCACGCGCCTTGGCACGCTCAATCACAGCAGAAATGCATTCGGGCTTCAGCGCTCTGCGCGGGGAGTGTCCAATGCAGCTTTTGCATCAGGTGCAGGGGTTTGAACCATCACAAGCGGTTACAGCAGAACTGAAACGGCTCAGTTTGCTTTGGGACCTGGCACGAGCAAAGCATGGCCAATCCGGACCTTGGCTTTTTGGGAGATACTCGCTCGCCGATGTGTTTTATGCACCTGTTGCGGCACGCATCGCCGGCTATGGCCTGACTGTGAGCGCGGTGGCACAGGATTATGTGGACACCACGTTGTCCGACACCAGTTTCCGTCAGTGGCGCGCGATGGGCCTGACCAAGACCTATGATCCGATGCCCTATGACATGGGTTTGCCTAACTCTGTATGGCCTGGCCCCATCACTAAAGCTGCCGCACCTACTGAAGAGTGTTCATCAGAGAACACCCACTGTCCCTATTCAAATTTGCCTGGCACGCATTTCATGGAAACGGGCGGGCGTATCTTTGGATTTTGCAACGCGTTTTGCCGTGACAAGACCGTGGCGGATCAAGAGGCCTGGCCCAAATTCGTAGCGATGCGGGACGCAGAGTGA
- a CDS encoding YifB family Mg chelatase-like AAA ATPase produces MVARAYTVAFEGVEAKSVEVQCAVTPGLPAFSLVGLPDKAVTEARDRVRTALSSMAIALPSKRITINLSPADMPKEGSHFDLPIALALLAALEIIPHDAVEGTCSLGELSLDGSLIPVVGALPAAMAAADEDRTLLCPKGSGSEAAWVGAAQVIGAASLADVVRHYTGQSPLAPAQPGEVTSDTSGRDLRDVKGQERAKRALEIAAAGRHHLMMVGTPGSGKSMLAARLPGLLPPLSATEALETSMIHSLAGLLDEGGINRTRPFREPHHTASMAAIVGGGRRAGPGEISLAHNGVLFLDEFPEFPRAVLETLRQPIESGEVMVARANAHVKYPCRFMLIAAANPCKCGYLPDPARACSRAPVCGEDYMGRISGPLLDRFDLRVDVPPVAFTDLDLPASGDSSAEVAARVSAAREVQETRFAETLNMRLNSDAEGEVLEEIAAPDAEGRDLLNQVAERFGLSARGYHRVLRVARTIADLNAEANVRRTHIAEAISYRLNGSKEI; encoded by the coding sequence ATGGTTGCGCGCGCCTATACTGTCGCCTTTGAAGGCGTTGAGGCCAAATCGGTTGAGGTGCAATGTGCCGTCACACCGGGTTTGCCCGCGTTTTCTCTCGTCGGTTTGCCGGATAAAGCGGTAACCGAGGCACGCGACAGGGTCCGCACAGCCCTCAGTTCGATGGCAATCGCTCTTCCCTCCAAGAGGATTACGATCAACCTATCGCCTGCGGACATGCCCAAAGAGGGCAGCCATTTTGACCTCCCCATTGCCCTGGCTCTGCTTGCCGCCCTCGAAATCATTCCACATGACGCGGTTGAAGGCACCTGTTCACTTGGGGAATTGTCGCTTGATGGCTCACTGATCCCAGTGGTTGGGGCCCTGCCCGCAGCCATGGCCGCCGCCGATGAAGACCGTACTCTGCTTTGTCCCAAGGGTTCCGGGTCAGAAGCCGCTTGGGTCGGCGCGGCACAAGTGATTGGAGCGGCCAGCCTTGCCGATGTGGTGCGTCACTATACCGGTCAATCGCCACTCGCTCCGGCCCAACCTGGCGAAGTCACCTCCGACACATCCGGACGCGACCTGCGTGATGTAAAAGGTCAGGAACGCGCCAAACGTGCGCTAGAGATCGCGGCTGCAGGGCGGCATCACCTGATGATGGTCGGCACACCAGGGTCTGGAAAATCCATGTTGGCGGCACGGTTGCCTGGCCTGTTGCCGCCTTTGAGCGCGACCGAAGCCTTGGAAACGTCCATGATCCATTCTCTAGCAGGATTGCTTGATGAAGGCGGGATAAATCGGACCCGCCCCTTTCGCGAGCCTCACCACACCGCCTCCATGGCAGCCATCGTAGGTGGAGGGCGTCGAGCCGGCCCCGGAGAGATCAGCCTTGCCCACAATGGAGTGCTTTTTCTTGATGAATTTCCCGAGTTTCCGCGCGCAGTACTGGAAACCTTGCGCCAACCGATTGAGAGCGGTGAGGTCATGGTGGCGCGCGCCAATGCGCATGTGAAATACCCCTGCCGATTTATGCTCATTGCGGCGGCAAACCCCTGCAAATGCGGATATTTACCCGATCCGGCAAGGGCGTGTTCGCGCGCTCCAGTTTGTGGTGAGGATTACATGGGGCGCATTTCCGGGCCCCTTCTGGACCGATTTGACCTGCGTGTCGATGTGCCTCCGGTGGCGTTCACGGATCTTGATTTACCCGCTTCTGGTGACAGTTCAGCGGAGGTCGCGGCCCGTGTCTCTGCAGCGCGCGAGGTGCAAGAGACACGTTTCGCCGAAACTCTTAATATGCGGCTTAACTCGGATGCGGAGGGTGAAGTTTTGGAAGAGATCGCAGCACCCGACGCGGAGGGCCGAGACTTGCTCAACCAGGTGGCAGAACGATTTGGGCTGTCAGCGCGCGGGTATCACCGTGTGCTTCGCGTGGCGCGCACTATCGCCGATTTGAACGCCGAGGCAAATGTCCGGCGGACCCATATCGCTGAGGCCATCAGCTATCGCCTTAACGGTTCGAAAGAGATCTGA
- a CDS encoding alpha/beta hydrolase, whose product MARAEDPLEIRRSFETKARFYFHAPFGTQYSHDKIAGRDVQWARARGVSKDGAPLLLYFHGGAYVFGSPNTHRAMLARLSADTGLPACLPTYRLAPEHPFPAALEDAVSVYRAVMERPGGVILGGDSAGGGLVLALQAEICKLGLPNPLGTFAFSPLTDMTYSGESFVLQADADVILPAERAQESADFYLNGADPKTPGASPLFAEFAGAAPVWMCVGDTEILLDDTRRMTKHLRAQGVEVTELIEHNLPHVWPLFHNLLPEARNTLRDLAQWVRSLSNR is encoded by the coding sequence TTGGCCCGGGCGGAAGATCCGCTTGAAATTAGGCGGTCATTTGAGACCAAAGCCCGGTTCTATTTTCATGCGCCCTTCGGCACACAGTATTCGCATGACAAAATCGCTGGTCGGGACGTCCAATGGGCCCGCGCCCGCGGCGTTTCGAAAGACGGCGCGCCCTTACTACTCTATTTCCACGGCGGCGCCTATGTATTCGGCTCTCCAAACACGCATCGCGCTATGCTGGCGCGACTGTCAGCGGACACCGGATTGCCTGCGTGCCTGCCAACCTATCGGCTTGCACCAGAGCATCCATTTCCCGCTGCGTTGGAAGATGCTGTTTCCGTCTATCGCGCCGTCATGGAGCGACCCGGCGGTGTCATCCTGGGAGGAGACAGTGCAGGCGGTGGGCTTGTTCTGGCGCTTCAAGCCGAGATCTGCAAGTTGGGGCTGCCAAATCCGCTTGGTACGTTTGCCTTTTCGCCTTTGACGGACATGACCTATTCCGGTGAGAGTTTTGTGTTGCAGGCGGATGCAGATGTGATTTTGCCTGCCGAACGGGCACAGGAAAGCGCAGACTTTTATCTCAATGGCGCTGACCCAAAAACGCCTGGGGCGTCTCCGCTTTTTGCGGAGTTTGCCGGTGCTGCGCCGGTCTGGATGTGCGTTGGAGATACGGAAATTCTTTTGGATGATACGCGGCGCATGACCAAACACTTGCGTGCTCAAGGTGTTGAGGTCACCGAGCTCATTGAGCACAACTTGCCGCATGTCTGGCCACTCTTTCACAACCTGTTACCAGAGGCACGCAACACACTGCGAGACTTGGCGCAATGGGTCAGATCTCTTTCGAACCGTTAA
- the gshB gene encoding glutathione synthase, with protein MKVAFQMDPIGPIDITADSTFRIALEAQERGHELFYYTPDRLAYNQGRVTARGWPLKVQAVEGDHYHLGAEQVVDLAEFDVVWLRQDPPFDMFYITTTHLLDRLTPSTLVVNDPFWVRNYPEKLLILDFPDLMPPTAIARDLDTIREFKAQHGDVILKPLYGNGGAGVFFLPEGDKNLSSLHELFTGFSREPLIVQKYLPEIKQGDKRVILVDGEPVGAINRLPAKGETRSNMHVGGRPEKVAMTERDLEICATIGPLLKEKGQVFVGIDVIGTYLTEINVTSPTGIQELERFDGTNTAEKIWQAIEAKRQ; from the coding sequence ATGAAAGTTGCGTTCCAGATGGACCCAATCGGTCCGATTGATATCACCGCAGACAGCACGTTTCGCATCGCCCTTGAGGCGCAGGAGCGTGGGCATGAGTTGTTTTATTACACCCCTGACCGGCTTGCCTACAATCAGGGTCGCGTCACTGCGCGTGGCTGGCCGCTGAAGGTACAGGCTGTCGAGGGCGATCACTATCATCTGGGCGCAGAGCAGGTGGTGGATTTGGCAGAGTTTGATGTGGTCTGGCTTCGTCAGGATCCGCCATTTGACATGTTTTATATCACCACAACGCATCTGCTGGACCGACTGACGCCCAGTACACTTGTTGTGAATGATCCGTTTTGGGTGCGCAATTACCCGGAAAAGCTTTTGATCCTTGATTTTCCAGACCTCATGCCTCCCACAGCCATAGCACGCGATCTCGACACGATCCGGGAGTTCAAGGCACAGCATGGGGATGTCATCCTGAAACCGCTCTATGGCAATGGCGGTGCGGGCGTCTTTTTCCTGCCTGAGGGTGACAAGAACCTCAGTAGCCTGCATGAACTATTCACAGGCTTCAGCCGTGAGCCGCTCATCGTGCAAAAGTACCTGCCCGAGATCAAACAGGGCGATAAACGCGTTATTCTGGTCGATGGTGAGCCCGTCGGGGCGATCAACCGGCTGCCGGCGAAAGGTGAGACACGGTCCAATATGCATGTCGGTGGACGGCCTGAGAAGGTTGCCATGACAGAGCGCGACCTGGAAATCTGCGCGACGATTGGACCGCTTTTGAAGGAAAAAGGTCAGGTATTTGTAGGGATTGATGTAATCGGGACGTACCTGACAGAGATTAACGTGACCTCGCCCACTGGCATCCAGGAATTGGAGCGGTTTGATGGCACCAACACGGCGGAGAAAATCTGGCAAGCCATTGAGGCCAAACGCCAGTGA
- a CDS encoding YraN family protein yields the protein MSLKVPSKQENTVLMARKSRRGQLAYLKGDAAEASVAAAYKALGATILETRWRGKGGEIDLIFLHQDVYVFCEVKASVTHEAARHRLLEAQMRRIHLAASEYLAHTPNGQLSDVRFDLALVNARGEVEILQNAFGHF from the coding sequence GTGTCGCTCAAAGTTCCGTCGAAGCAAGAAAATACAGTGCTTATGGCGCGCAAAAGTCGGCGCGGTCAGCTGGCCTATCTCAAAGGGGATGCGGCAGAGGCGTCTGTTGCGGCTGCGTACAAAGCTCTCGGCGCAACCATTTTGGAAACACGGTGGCGTGGGAAGGGCGGCGAGATTGACCTGATTTTTCTGCATCAAGACGTTTATGTTTTTTGTGAAGTCAAAGCGTCTGTCACGCATGAGGCTGCGCGTCACAGGCTTCTTGAAGCGCAGATGAGGCGCATCCATTTGGCAGCGTCTGAGTATCTCGCACATACGCCGAATGGGCAGCTAAGCGATGTGCGTTTTGACCTGGCTTTGGTCAATGCACGCGGCGAGGTTGAAATTCTGCAAAACGCTTTCGGTCATTTCTGA